The Belonocnema kinseyi isolate 2016_QV_RU_SX_M_011 chromosome 1, B_treatae_v1, whole genome shotgun sequence genomic interval aatatgaatttttaaccaagaagattaatttgctaccaaaaaaaaagactaattttcaactaaaaagatgatatttcaaaaacgaacattaattttctacaaaaaataaacttttgagaaAGTAcagtaattttcaagcaaatggttaactttttatctaaaaaagataaatttgaaataacacaaaaatacgaattttcaaacaaaaagattaactttcaaccataaacattaattttctacaaagcgcatgaaaaaaaaattcaaaaaaatatagaacgagttttcaacaaaatattgcaataaagaagattaattttctataaaaaatactaattttaacaaaaaagaagaataataaaaaagatgtgTTTCGGGTTCCAATTGTGtataaaactacaaatttttgcggacgtttcttgaaaaaattattttttaacccaaaaaacaaatttttaacaagttagttaaattttcaactaacaagattaatattcttctggaaaagacgaattttaataaaaacacttgaattttccactaacaaaactaacttttaaatacaaaatggaatagttttttctCTCtcgatatttctattttcatatatttcatacagTTTTGATATGTTTATAATTCATGTTGTCTTCTTCCTTATTTTACTCTTCAAAGTTGtaactttattgtaaaatttggttttgaaaatcgcgcgcttttcatcacttctgcttccggtttaatcgtagccaTATCAAAACAGTGTGAAATTGTGACAGAACTCTACCTAAAGGATCTCTAACACTCACTAGTGGCAATTTTGGGAATAAACCGGAAACTTCCCCCCTCCACAAGAGTCCCCGGACCTGTGTTTACGGGAGCTTGCCGCTGCCCAAAACTGTATAACTCCTCTAATTTTTGACAGGATAAAATTCCCGAAGAGACCTCAGCGACAGAGGGTCCCAGCGATGAAATTGAAAAGCTTGTCGAAGCTGAAAGACCAGCTGAAGTTGAGACGCCGGTGGAAATTGAAACACCTGTCGAAATAGAAACCGAGACAGATGTGGAACTTAAACTTCCCGTTGTGGAAATAGAATCACCGGTAGAAATTGAATCTCCGGTGGAAATTGAAGCACCGATAGAAATTGACACTCCCGCGGAAATTGAAACTCCTGTGGACATTGAAACTCCCATGGAAGTCGACACAGTAGTCGAAGAAAGAGTCGAGCGTGAAACGAGAGGCAGTTCCAAGAGAAGATTGTCCAAAGAGACTCTCAATGAAGCCAAGCGATCAGACGCGGTGTCGATTAAAATCGAGCCGCCAGACGACGAGCCCCAGGAAATTGTCGACATTGTGACGCCCACTGAGATATTGCTCCGAAATCCCTTGGCTACGCCTGTTAACGGGAAAGAGGATCAGCCGGCGGAGCCCGACTCGACCCAGAAAATTGTGCCACTCTTGTCGCCGTCACTTCGCGGAAAGAAAAAGGTTCGCCGAGGTCCGCACACCCACTTCCGCGGAGCGCGGATCTTCAAAAGAAAGTGCCTGCATTGTCAAATCAATCTCCATTCCAAGACATCGTACGCAAAACACATGGCAAGGTTTCACGGCGGTGCGAGTGTCACAGCATCAGTTCCGAAAGCGCCAACTCCAAGAGTCGCAGCAGCCCCAGCAAATCCGGCAACTTCGAGAGCCAAGAGTAGTCAAAACGTGATTCCGGTGGTTGAGACGAGTGCCGACGATGTCGAGGAATTGATCGAGGACGTGGAGGAGGAATTGGAGAATTTGGGCGAGGACGCTCCCTTGACGCCCGTCCAGCAGAATATCATCAGTCAGCTCAAGACCTACTCCTGCTACTCGTGCGATGAATCATTCCAGGATCGGCGGAGCACTCTCAATCATATCAGACAGCACATGCCGGATTTGAGATCTTACACGTGTGTCGCGTGTCTCACCGAATTTCCCGATCGGTCCACCTACAAGAAGCACTGCGAAGCTTCGTTTGAGTGCGCGATGAAGATTGCCCTGGTGGTTCCGGATCAGGGAACGGAGAAGTACTTCACCTGCAACATGTGTCTGCGACCCTTGTCCAATCGGAAGGATCTGCTGACGCATTTGTCGAAGCACTCGGACAAGCAGTACGAAGACCTGATGTCGCCTGCGGCTCCACCAAAACTCACACCGATGGTCTCCTCGACGCCGAATTTGTCGCGACAGTCTGACATTCCAATTCGCTCGCCATACGTGAACGGCGATCCGGCCTGCAATCACGAGTGTGACTTGTGCGGAATGATCTACCGATACAAGCCGAATATGGTGAAGCATCGTGAACTCTGCAACAGTTTGCAGCCGGAAGCGCGCACCTCGTACAAGTGTGTCGACTGTGGAATGACGTTCCTGGTGTTTAGCAAATTTCACAGTCACGTGACGACCGAGCACAGGAAGAAGGAGTTGAAGTGTCCGAAGTGTGCGGCGAAATTCCGCTCGCCGAGTGATTATCTCGCGCATCACGAGTACCATCGAATGGGGAAGAAGGAGTCGTCGAGCCGAAATTACAAGAGTCAGGAAGTAGTTGTCGAGGAGGTGCAAGAGAGTCCCCAGAAGCGAAAGTTCAATTGTACACTCTGCAGTTTGCAGTTTTCCTCGCGAGTCGAACTCACCGAGCATCGTAATCTGCATCTGAAAGTGAAGATCTACTCGTGCGTGATTTGCCGCAGCATGTTTAGTAGCGCCGGAGCCCTGGAAATTCATATGAAGGATCATGGCATTGATGATCCGAATGAGAGAACTGCGAACAGTTCGTGTATGGAGTATGGACAGGAGGAGGGTTTAGATACTTCGAAGAATTCGAATCCGCCGCTCCGGAAGAACGAGTGTTTTGAGTGCGGCAAGACATTTTCGAATTACGCGAATCTGCGAAGGCATATAAGGAATGCGCACGAAGACGAGCGACGCATTGACTGTTCGGAGTGTATTCGAACATTCAAGAGCAAGGAGGCCTACGAAGATCATCTGCGGAGTGCACACAATCCCGAGAAAACTGTCCTGCAGTGTCCACAGTG includes:
- the LOC117167004 gene encoding zinc finger protein 845-like, producing the protein MNEIEELQGLESACRLCLTTDETRSSIFGTAHSVVPLTQKIQNCVTVEISQDDTLTTLICITCVNKVNQWHQYKQLCLQSQDKLKEWLTRQSKNSSVATVKQEPSTQETEEESPQLLPDKDKIPEETSATEGPSDEIEKLVEAERPAEVETPVEIETPVEIETETDVELKLPVVEIESPVEIESPVEIEAPIEIDTPAEIETPVDIETPMEVDTVVEERVERETRGSSKRRLSKETLNEAKRSDAVSIKIEPPDDEPQEIVDIVTPTEILLRNPLATPVNGKEDQPAEPDSTQKIVPLLSPSLRGKKKVRRGPHTHFRGARIFKRKCLHCQINLHSKTSYAKHMARFHGGASVTASVPKAPTPRVAAAPANPATSRAKSSQNVIPVVETSADDVEELIEDVEEELENLGEDAPLTPVQQNIISQLKTYSCYSCDESFQDRRSTLNHIRQHMPDLRSYTCVACLTEFPDRSTYKKHCEASFECAMKIALVVPDQGTEKYFTCNMCLRPLSNRKDLLTHLSKHSDKQYEDLMSPAAPPKLTPMVSSTPNLSRQSDIPIRSPYVNGDPACNHECDLCGMIYRYKPNMVKHRELCNSLQPEARTSYKCVDCGMTFLVFSKFHSHVTTEHRKKELKCPKCAAKFRSPSDYLAHHEYHRMGKKESSSRNYKSQEVVVEEVQESPQKRKFNCTLCSLQFSSRVELTEHRNLHLKVKIYSCVICRSMFSSAGALEIHMKDHGIDDPNERTANSSCMEYGQEEGLDTSKNSNPPLRKNECFECGKTFSNYANLRRHIRNAHEDERRIDCSECIRTFKSKEAYEDHLRSAHNPEKTVLQCPQCPKTFVFQANLDLHRRNVHINKPEPSNHECDVCGKSFLEESSLKIHRGWHNRANSRFSLENYERDQLASPNPSVAKPAKARKSFPNVPLQQQLQLQQHHHHQQQQQRQQQRQLPELQCQVCDDKFFDVAELRKHVWDVHCARATKVEKPFVVDDLQCELCTNILPDQQSLEAHMEWHERNPILSNNYGNTNAYRCDVCDKYYSSLKILAKHKKLHKQVAQPLRFQSLPIKRPSCNVCGRCFTAESSLKRHKAMSPECQSYLSGRLTEVPRNPEDSMFKKKPVTCHICKTVFPSMSILYQHKQLAHKVGFNKDRKSPSGECVPLASGEGGVSCNVCGKQFPGLSNLKQHFTIKHKNVSQHPCTIANCKMIFSTSHALKNHELTHSNMIYSCGLCERHFFHRGAIIKHVFNAHKMIYQATGDKDSLFKETDLSTYVVKGATGTVCPRCRVKYPNIKAMKIHYFKFHETFA